The genome window ATGCACAAAGACGTACAACAATTATTTTCCAAAGATCATCAAGGCGTCAGAGCATATGAATGTGACTAAATACAAAAAAAAGGATAAACAAGCTAAAACTCTGTTTTTACCATATGATTGAAATTACAGCTGGGACACTAGAGGAACATATCATACGTCTCTTACAAAAAAAATACCCTATAACAGTCAAACAAGTACAACAACATCTCCATATATCCAACCAACGACTTATGCGCATATTACTTAAATTTCAAACACAAGGAGTTCTCAGACTTGAACCCCTCTCAGATACCATGTACATTAGATTACTTCGACATGATTTTTTGTTCATTGGAAAAACAAAACATCAGAAATCAGAAACACACACAGCAAACACTCAAGATGACAAGCAGCATGGATCGTTCATGTATCAATAACAAAACACGACTCGACGGAGAAAACAAGGCAAAAAAAAGATAATCCTAATAAAGAACCTCACTATTTCTCACATGTGAAGAAACTTTATTAGTTTCTCATTGATACGGATTGGTTATATGGAAGCGGTTGGTGCGGAGATCAATCAAAATCATATTAGCGAAATACGAAAAGCAAACGGCAAACCAAAAATTGCATATTTTTCCATGGAAATTGGCATTAATGAACGTATTCCAACCTACAGCGGTGGCCTTGGGATACTTGCTGGAGATACCTTGAAATCCTGTGCAGATTTGAACGTTCCAATCGTCGGCGTAACTCTTCTATCAGAAAATGGATATTTCTACCAACGTATCGATGACCATGGAAATCAAATCGAACTGCCATTTAATTTCAACATTGAAGATTACCTCACGTTACTACCCAGTAAAACAATGGTGACCATTGAAGGACGAAAAGTAGGTATTCGGATCTGGCACTATTTAATCAGAGGAGTAAGCGGCTATGTTGTCCCTGTTTTCTTCCTTGACACCAACCTGCCTGAAAACAGTGAACAAGATCGAGAAATCACCAAATATCTCTACGGCGGTGACAACCGATACCGACTCATGCAGGAAATTGTCCTTGGCATCGGCGGTGTCCGAGCTCTTCAAGCACTCGGATATAAAACCATTGACAAATATCATATGAATGAAGGACACGCAGCACTTGGAACTCTAGAGCTGTATCGACAGTACAAAGATGTGGAAAAAGTCCGTGAACAGTGCGTATTTACCACGCATACTCCTGTTGCAGCAGGGCATGATCAATTTGACATTAACCTTGCACGGACCCTGCTTACAGATATGCTCCCAGATGTACTTCTCAAAGATATCACGTTCGAAAATAAACTCAATATGACACGTCTTGCACTCTACTTCAGCCATTATGTAAATGGAGTGGCAAAAAAACACGGAGAAGTATCACGAATGATGTTCCCAGGATATTCAATTGATTCAATTACCAATGGCGTACATTCAGCAACCTGGGTGTCAGAACCATTTGCACGACTCTTTGATCAATATCTCCCAGGGTGGCGTTCAGATCCCTATTCACTTCGAGCAGCGTTCAGCATCGACAAACAAGACCTCTGGAAGGCACACATGGAAGCAAAACAACGACTCATCGACTTTGTCAACAGCCGCTATAATACAGGACTTAATTATGACCATTTCACCATCGGATTTGCCCGACGACAAACAGCCTACAAACGCCCTGAACTTCTCATATCAGATCCGGAACGGCTCATGCGTATCGCTGACAAAGCAGGACCAATTCAAATTATCTATGCAGGGAAAGCACATCCAAAAGATATCTCTGGAAAAGAATCAATCAAAAAAATATTCCATGTGATGAAAACAATCCAAGGAAAAGTAAAAATTGCTTTCATTCATAATTATGATATCAGCATCGCAAAACTCATGACGTCGGGCGTCGATCTATGGCTCAACACACCTCGTCGACCGCAGGAAGCATCTGGTACTTCAGGGATGAAAGCAGCCCATAACGGTGTTCCGCAGTTTAGTACCCTTGACGGTTGGTGGATCGAAGGACGCATTGAAAATATTACTGGCTGGGCGATTGGGACTCGAAAATCCAATGAGCGGGAATCTGATGATGAAACCGACCGCAATGAAATGTATGACAAACTTGAAAACTGGATTATTCCAAAGTTTTACAAAGATCGTGACAACTGGATTCGAACTATGCGGAGCTGCATAGCAATCAATGCTTCGTTTTTTAATACCAACCGCATGATCCAACAATATGTACTCAACGCTTATTTCATGTAAGCTTCCGCATAGGGAGGTTGTTTGTTTTCAATATCCTCAACCCATGCTCGAAGAATCTCTGCGACACTCCATGCTTGACTGATACATCCCTGTGGCAAAAACGGTGAATTACCATCAAAAATCTCATAGATGGTTCCATCCCAGTTTTCCCCAAAAATATCAAGCATCGGTTCAAGAAACTCATGATATGCTTGGAGTCGTGCTTGGTGAGATCGATGGTTGATTTTTATATATGCTGTGATAAACGGGCCCAGGAGCCATGGCCACACCGTACCATTATGATACGCGAGATCCTTATTATACGACCCGAGGTAGTTTCCAAGATATCGTGAATCATCTGGAGAGAGTGTTCGCAAACCAAATACGGTGAGAAGTTTTTCCTGTACTAAAGAAACAATACGTTGGGCGAGTTGTTGATCAACCATTGAAAAGTCAAGTGAAACGAGAAAAACACAATTTGGCCGCAGCGATGTATCCTTGGTATCAATGACATCATAGATTTGATCGTAGCTTTGAAGAAAATTAAGTTTCACCTGGTCTGCTTTTTCAGAGTAATGATCAGGTTTTTTAAGCACCAAAGCAAACATGCTCATAATCCGTAGGGCGTTGTACCATAACGCCTGAATTTCTACAGCTTTACGCGACCGAGGTGTAGGATAATAATCACCGATTTTTACATCCATCCAGGTTAACCCAGGATTATGACCGATGAGAAAATCATCATGCATACAAATTCCAAAATCAGTTCCTCTGCAGTAATGCTCAATAATCGAATCCATGGTTCTCCAAAGACTCTGCAAGATACTGACATCATTAGTATATTTCAAATATTGATACACCCGATCAATAAACCATAGCGATGCATCAACAGTATTATACACCGGCTGAGAATCCCGATCCATGAAGGTGTTTGGAATTAACCCGTTTCGACAAAATTTACCAAAATTGAGAAGAATTTCTTTTGCTTCGAAAAAACGACGAGGGATCAAAGTGATTCCTGGGAGAGCAATGAGGGTGTCTCTTCCCCAGTCGCTAAACCAATGATATCCTGCAATGATTGATTTCCCCTCTCCCTTTTTAACTAGAAATTGATCAGCAGCAAGAACCAACGGGGTAAACCGATCAGCAAGATAACTCTGCTGGATAAGCGATTTTTTTCTTTTAAGTTCTTCTTGAAAGACAGATTCTGGATTTTGAATAGGCTCTGGCTCAATACTTAACACTAGATAATATGTACTTGGTTCGGTAATCAATTTTGAAAAATCTCCAAGATGCATAGCGTTATCAATCCATGCATCATTGCGTATCCGATCCTGATCATAATAGAAGACTTCCCAGTAAAAATCAGGATGATATGTAAAACCATCAACCTCAATAGAAATCCACCGATCAGTATTATCTGGCTGAACAGAAATCCTCTGTTCATCGATCTGATGGTGAAGTGACAACGACCGCTGTTTTGTTGTATCATACAGATGCCGTGAATTGACCACAGGGTGATGTAGCATTGTTACTGGCTTTTTTGGAATGATTCGATATCGGATCAACGTGGTATTTTTTTCATGCTGCATAAAGAAGGTTTTTTTGAGATGAAGTATGCCATCGATATCATAGACAAATGAAGGAAAAATATCAAAAACGAAACGTCCTCGATAGTTGTGGAGATCATAGAGCTGAGAACCTATACGGAAAAAATCATGAACGTTACTCACAAAGACCCACCGTTGTGTCGGCGGATCAAGACTTGCAATGAGCAAACCATGATATTTCCGAGTATTTGTCAATTTATATGAAAGTGATGCATAGCCGCCGAGGCCGTTGGTAACAATCCATTCTCGCATAGCTTTCAGTATGAATCAATATTGAAGCATCTTCATCTTATGATGTTATCGTGCAAATTCTTGATAAATATCCAAAGTTCTCTTCGTTACTGAATCCCAGCTGAATACCTCTAAGACTCGCTCTCGACCAAGCCTACCCATCTCCTTTCCCTTATCAGGAAGCATTAACACCTGCTTGATGCCCCAGGCAATATCTTCAGGGCTGAACGGATTGACATGGATCCCACATCGTTTATCTCCAGTTGAAATGATCTGTTCACGCATGCCATTTGTACCACGAGCACCACAAACCACTGGTTTTGCCATTGCCATCGCCTCAGTACACACAATCCCAAATGGTTCATACAGCGAGGGAAACACTGCTACATCTGACGCAGCATAAAATTTAATACGTTCTAGTTCACTGACAAACTCATTCTTAAAGATCACTTTATCTCGGATACCGAGTGTGTCTGCGATGTACCGAAGTTCCCCTTCCATATCACCTATTCCGAGGACGACTAACTTTGTCTGTGGAAACTCCTGCAAGACCAACGGCAATGCCCGAATGAGCTTATCAACTCCTTTAACGGTGACCAGCCGACCGACAAACAACAGCATGGTTTCATGATC of Candidatus Thermoplasmatota archaeon contains these proteins:
- a CDS encoding transcriptional regulator, which translates into the protein MIEITAGTLEEHIIRLLQKKYPITVKQVQQHLHISNQRLMRILLKFQTQGVLRLEPLSDTMYIRLLRHDFLFIGKTKHQKSETHTANTQDDKQHGSFMYQ
- the glgP gene encoding alpha-glucan family phosphorylase, which translates into the protein MEAVGAEINQNHISEIRKANGKPKIAYFSMEIGINERIPTYSGGLGILAGDTLKSCADLNVPIVGVTLLSENGYFYQRIDDHGNQIELPFNFNIEDYLTLLPSKTMVTIEGRKVGIRIWHYLIRGVSGYVVPVFFLDTNLPENSEQDREITKYLYGGDNRYRLMQEIVLGIGGVRALQALGYKTIDKYHMNEGHAALGTLELYRQYKDVEKVREQCVFTTHTPVAAGHDQFDINLARTLLTDMLPDVLLKDITFENKLNMTRLALYFSHYVNGVAKKHGEVSRMMFPGYSIDSITNGVHSATWVSEPFARLFDQYLPGWRSDPYSLRAAFSIDKQDLWKAHMEAKQRLIDFVNSRYNTGLNYDHFTIGFARRQTAYKRPELLISDPERLMRIADKAGPIQIIYAGKAHPKDISGKESIKKIFHVMKTIQGKVKIAFIHNYDISIAKLMTSGVDLWLNTPRRPQEASGTSGMKAAHNGVPQFSTLDGWWIEGRIENITGWAIGTRKSNERESDDETDRNEMYDKLENWIIPKFYKDRDNWIRTMRSCIAINASFFNTNRMIQQYVLNAYFM
- a CDS encoding amylo-alpha-1,6-glucosidase, with amino-acid sequence MREWIVTNGLGGYASLSYKLTNTRKYHGLLIASLDPPTQRWVFVSNVHDFFRIGSQLYDLHNYRGRFVFDIFPSFVYDIDGILHLKKTFFMQHEKNTTLIRYRIIPKKPVTMLHHPVVNSRHLYDTTKQRSLSLHHQIDEQRISVQPDNTDRWISIEVDGFTYHPDFYWEVFYYDQDRIRNDAWIDNAMHLGDFSKLITEPSTYYLVLSIEPEPIQNPESVFQEELKRKKSLIQQSYLADRFTPLVLAADQFLVKKGEGKSIIAGYHWFSDWGRDTLIALPGITLIPRRFFEAKEILLNFGKFCRNGLIPNTFMDRDSQPVYNTVDASLWFIDRVYQYLKYTNDVSILQSLWRTMDSIIEHYCRGTDFGICMHDDFLIGHNPGLTWMDVKIGDYYPTPRSRKAVEIQALWYNALRIMSMFALVLKKPDHYSEKADQVKLNFLQSYDQIYDVIDTKDTSLRPNCVFLVSLDFSMVDQQLAQRIVSLVQEKLLTVFGLRTLSPDDSRYLGNYLGSYNKDLAYHNGTVWPWLLGPFITAYIKINHRSHQARLQAYHEFLEPMLDIFGENWDGTIYEIFDGNSPFLPQGCISQAWSVAEILRAWVEDIENKQPPYAEAYMK